The Dryobates pubescens isolate bDryPub1 chromosome 9, bDryPub1.pri, whole genome shotgun sequence DNA window TAGGTTTATCTTTTCCCCACATCTGTCCCAAATTCTGGGAAGCAAGAAAAGTTCTTCTCTTTTAGAAGGTGGCTCTCAAAGTTAATTGATACAGCAGAGTATTTACTGAATGCAGCTCCACTTCTTGAGCAGAAGATCTTAGCTCGTGTAAAGAAGGAAAATCCGCCCAGGCAGGAATGTTGCTAACCAAGTGTGACAACCTACAACTGGTAAAGTGAATGAGAAGCTCAGGTTCACAGAAgcctccaacctggcctgccTTCAGGCAGACTATGATTACTTAAAGAGCAATAACACTCCAATCTTTGGGCTTTGTAAAGGTGGCTCCGTTTCAGTTCAAATGGAGGGAGTGGCCGTGGAAAGTTGGCATAAGCATCAAGGGGTTTTCACTGTTTTCTGAACTCTTTTTTCAAAACTCCTGCAAGTTTCTTTTGTTACAAAATACTCATTTGCTGTTTGAAAGAACCATGGGTACATCAGGCAAAAAAGGCCGTTTCCTGAAACGCAGCACGTGAGATCACCGTGTGGAGACCAACCTGTGTTACAAATACACACACAGCCGTTTACAGCTGTTGTATTTAAATCAGTATTGCCAAGTGCTACAGTTTAATGCAAGACCTTTTGCTTCCCATCCTTTCCAAGATCATGAAGGGTGACTCATGCTTGGTTAACAGGAGAGAAATCAGAAACATGCTAGAAATTATGCTTTAAAGAACTACTGGGAACAAGTAAACCAAAGTTGTTGTTCCCAGGCACAGGCTGGGTTGTACCTAAACTTTCTTGATGGCAAGTAAGTCTTTGTGTCAAACAGTGGTGGGAAACTATGGGGATAGAGGCTGATGCAGTAGTTCTACAAATAAGGTCCACCCTTTCCTGTGAAAATTGAACAGCCCTGTTTAGAGGATGGGACAGTGTAAAACAGGAGATTTCCTTTTGAGATTTCCTCATGGAGTGGCTGTTTTGAGTAAAGAGGGGCAACTTACTAAAATACAATAATAATGTTTCTTTCTAAAGTACATAAATCATTCAATTTCCCAGTTTTTAACTATTTTTCCATCAATTTCCATTAAGAAAGATTTCTCACATTACTATAAATGTGTTTGGCATGTACATGCCATTTAGCATAATCCAGTGAAAGCTAAATCTCACCGCTGGCTGAAGAAGACAAACCTACAAAACCAGTGGTGGGATGgggtggatttgtttgtttatgacAAAGATGTGTATTGCCCTGAGCCTGCATCAGTGAAGTTGGTTGAATTCTTTTTACTGGTTTCACTGAGTTCTTGCTGTGTACTGGCATACATGAGGGAATTAATATTGATAGCAAGGTGTGTTAATACTTTGCATCCAGATGTACTATTTTTAATGTGACTGTTTTCTCCATTTCATTTCCCTTGTTCAGTTCTTCACTCTTCCTCCTCACTTGTTACATTTTTGTCCCCTTCCAAAAGCACAACAAACTCCCTCTTTTCTTTGGCATTTTTTCCACCTTCCTCTTTATCTATTCCTCCTGCCATCAACTCAGTTCAGCAGAGGTAACCAAAGCTGCACATTGAGCTGTGCCTTCATTGTGAGGAATGTGAAACCTGCACTAGCAAGAGAATGTCGGCCTTTGAGATTCTTTTCAGGTCTGACTGCTGCTTTTGTACGTCACTATATATATGGTCAAAACACTTGTCTGCTcctttgagaggaaaaaaaattgcctcTGAAAAACAGAAAGCTACCCCAACTTTCAGTGAGAATGGCTGggagaatgatttttttttaatgcatgtgTTGTAGCCTCtcactcctctcctcccttctcctggaGTAACCCCTGATGGGATATGACACAGGCACCACTGACCTGTGCgaatcccagcactgctgtcctgCTGTTGAGTCCAAGTGTCTgagaggggcagctgggcaTGCCTTGGGCTGCCAGATGCATACTGCTGGTCCCATCAGTATGTGGCCTGCAGAGGAAGCAAAGGGAGAAAGCAAGCCAGAATGGAGAATGAGGAACATAAAATACCTCAGAAGTACATAGGGATGTTAACTCAAGGGGAGAGAACGATACCAGGAGAGTCTTTTCCTTGGAAAGAGTCCATGTGTAGTCAACAGAGGTAGAAAAACAGTGACTACCGTGCTGAGATGCAGTAGAGTGAGACACTCTGATGGCTCTCCTCTATTAGGGTAGGTTCAGCAGAGTCAGAACTGACTGTCCTACAGTTTGAGTCTTGTCAGCTGCAGAAACACAGGAACAAACACGAACTGACTATGTCACTGTTTGTACACACATAGGCGCACGTACTGTGATCCTGCCACAATGCTGGGATGGAAATGCCTCTTCACAGCTTCTGACACGAGACTTGAGCACGCACTTGAGTTGCTAGGTACCTCACATTCAGCTGCAGTGTAGTTTcatgaggcagagcaggcagctctaaCAGCTCACAATCACCTGAAAAAGAGAGTTTCTGGTTTTTCTATGATCCTGACTTATTTTTCCCCAGCTAAACTCATGGCAACATGATTGTTCATCGGCTAGATTGTGAGTCACTTCAAGTTGTTAAAGTTGcaggaaaacacagcagcacacaagaaAAGGGTTGAATTGTTTCCtgccattttaatttttttaaaacagcCCATGGAAGGGTCTAATGCTAGGCTAGAGTTATTACTGGACAGAGGAGAAAAGTAATGACTATCCAGCCAAGGATAGAAGTCATCAGAGTAAGGTCAGTGGCCTGTGGATTTGTATCCTTAACAGCCTGCTTTGCTGAGCATTTAAGCTCATTATTTGTCAGAAGACAAACCCATTGATCAGTGGGTTAATACTGTGGCAATAGCAAAGCACGTACCTCAATTCAAAGTTAACAAATATGATACTTTGAAGGTACTATCTATTGCAGACTTTTATGGAATGAATGAAACTACTTTCTGGAAAGCTCCAGCAACATCCACTGGATTTTAGATTGCAGccattctcctcaccttcactAGTGAAAAGCAGTGCTGGAAAGAAGCATGAAAAAGGAAATAGAAGTGAATCTTGTTACTTGTTTggtatcacagtgtaactaaggttggaagagaccccaaggatcatcaagtccaacctgtcccaacagacctcacgactagaccatggcaccaagtgccacatccagtctccccttgaacacctccagggacggtgactccaccacctccctgggcagcccattccaatgacgaatgactcgctcagtgaagaactttttcctcacttcgagtctaaacctcccctggaacagcttgagactgtgtccccttgttctggtgctggttgcctgggagaagagaccaaccccttcctgtctacaaccacctttcaggtagttgtagagtgcaatgaggtcacccctgatccttctcttctccaggctaaacaatcccagctccctcagcctctcctcacagggcttgtgctcaaggcctttccccagccttgttgcccttctctggacatgttcaagtgtttcaatgtccttcttaaactgagaggcccagaactggacacagtactcaaggtgtggcctaaccaatgcagagtacaggggcacaatgacctccctgctcctgctggccacactattcctaatacaggccaggatgccattggccctcttggccacctgggcacactgctggctcgtatttaggcaggtgtcaatcagcacccccaggtccctctctgtttggcagctctccagccactctgaccccagcctgtagctctgcatgagcTACATGTATGGAGCAGGTTAGTTCATACCAAGTGAACTGTTCACTGATAATTTTAATACAAGTCAGTAACATTTTAGATAGATACCAAGATTTTGGGGTCTGTCTAAagcgggggtgtgtgtgtggaatcCCAaccagaaaaaaccccaagcaaccaAATCAAAACCTACCCACCAAACCAGTGGAATTCTGAGATATTCAGACCTTTTGTCCTTTCACACTCAAGTCTTGCAATGTCTTCATTGTTGCACAGGATTAGGGAATAGTTGTAGAGATAAGTAACTTTCCCATAGGAAGACCTTTTGGCAGTCTAGTTTCTGCAGCTATAACTCTTTAAGATGCCAGAGCTAATCAGCCTGTGAAAGCAGGAATGGCAGCACAGACTCAGAAGTATGGCTTTTAACTCAGTCCTTTCATCTAGCAATATACTGCTAGAAGCAGGTCAGTATGTGTGTGCTAGCATACCTAGGCAGAGCTAAGATTCAAAACTTACCTGCCCTGCTATTTCTTCTCATGTCTGTCCATCCTGTTTGTACTACTACAGTAGGATTGGGTATCAGCTTTAAATACCACAGGTTGCATGAGGCTTTTGGGCTGTCTGGATCAAGATCTGAACATACTATAGGGCTTAATATTTCCTTCAAAGCCCTCATGAATGCACAAAGCCTTAAAAGATTTCCACAAGCTGTTTGCTATTTTCACAACCCCTGCTGGCTGTCACTGTAGACTTGTAATTCCTAACTGGTTCTACATACTGCTTATCATTTGGGGATTTTCTTTACTACAGGAGGCTTTTGCTATTGCACTTCTAATTAtgcttttttttaaactgtgtgATGTGTATAACTGGTGGAGTAGCTGCTAATGAatctttttccattgtttagtCACTCCAATCAATCCTATAGCAGGCATATGTGAAAACTGTCTTAAGTACATACAAAACCTGTCTACCCTGAATCCCCTAATGTTTTTTCAAGGCTGTCATTTTAAGGCATCTTCTGCTGCAGTTAAAAATACAGTAAACCTACACTGATCATATTTGTCATTCCATGAGCAGACACATTCTGCCAGCCCTACTGCGATACTAGCAATCAGAAGTTGAGGAACTGTGTACAGAATTTGTGTGAATAAAGATTTGGAGCAGTGTCATTGAGGATTGGGATTATTATAAACGTGGGGAGGTTAGCAGCAGGTGCTGAATACAACAGCAGAAAATTGCCTTTTTCAGAAGCACAGCAAACTAATGTACAGGAAAAGTTGATGCTCAACAGAGCAGAGTGCCACACCAGTCccagagaaaaaggaaattctGAACACAATGATAGAAGACTGACTGACCATGAATTCCCAACTCCTAAGTTCCCAAACACTTAAAATTTATGTTTCCTTTAATCAAACAGGCTTTCCTCCCTGTAGACTTGGTAAGAACTGCTTCCTGATGGAGCATCTATGAAATCAGTAGTCAGCCCTTAAAAAGGGCGGTGGCCCTCTGTGTCAAACAGTAAGGGCCCTGAGGACCTAAGTTGACTCCCTGTTTTTGGGAGGCATATTGTACAACTCAGCTGAGCAGACAAAAATATCTGATCCAGTTCCAACGAATGTCCTGTACAGCTATTATTCTTTCACAATATTTTGAACGGTCCTGGTGAAGTAATGACTCTGTGCCCATTAAAAACATCGAGCCTTTTGGCTGCAGTTTGAATTTGGTACAAGGAGTTCCCAATCCTGTCTCATGGACCAAGATTTAAATTTCTCTTTACATGTAccttcagaaatatttcctttgaAATAGGTCAAGCCTCCTGAACAGATTTGGTAACCAGCATGGTTATTGCTTTGCTTCACAGAAATGGTTGTGAGGAAGTGTCAAGGAAAAGGCACACTGGTCATGCAAAAATCAACATTGTTTCTGAAGAACACACACACTTAACTCCACACTTATCTCCTCCTCAAAAACAGCACTTTGTCTTCTCTGACTGCTCTACTTAATTCTTTCTAGAATGTGAAATCTCTATGTGAATGCACTTGTGTATACATacctatatatacacacacaacgTCAAATGTACTGAGCATCAGGTATTTTCTTCCTAGGTGTTGCCACCATTATCAGTGCTTCTCTTTGTACTTCTGGGGTAGTCTGCAAGGCCATGATCTGAATGGGCTTGGTACCTACCTACAGCTGCACTAGCAGAACTAAGACCAATCTGGGTacaagagaaagcagagaactTCTGAAGTGGCCAAAGATTCTTGTCAAACATTGGCAAACACCTTTCCatgaaaagcaagcagcaggaagaTGCTATTACCTCAGCCTGTGAAGGAAATAAAGGGGCAGAATGTGAATATCCAATAATCCTTCAATAGTGGCTGTCACTGGCTTCCTTTGATTAGAAACACCTGGCAATGCAAGAGGAATTTGTCTAAATACCCTGCATGCTGCTTCAGCTCATTATTTTCCAGCCCATACAGCTTTGACAGCGTTTGAGCCATTGCTCAAGAGGAAAACACCGCAGTGATCAATGGTAGCAGCACCAAATACAAATCTGTATGCAAACTTGCAGAATCTGCCCCACTTTAGAGACAAATATAGGACCATGGTGTTGGGCTGCTTATGTTCTTGGCTGTCAGACTGCATGAAATAAGATTCACCATTCTGTAATTAATTTAAGAACTCAAGGAGCAACATGCATGATACACTAGGGGGTTTAATTTCCAGAATAGGCAACTCtagctatgctatgctatggtGCAACATCCATCATGTTTACTAATCTTAGTCTGACCCCTAGTGAGCTGTCATAGAATAATCAGATTTATCTAACAGATGCTGCACCTATCTGGTGGAACAAAAAGAAGTCATTTATCCACTTCCTCCCCTTCACCCCCTTAAAAATCCTTGGTTACCTTTAACTGTAGCATAACATAAGAACAAGAAGAGTCAGCTCAGGAGTCATAAAGCTTTTTTCTGAAGGTAGGAGTGTAGAAGAGACCTCATGACAGTATCAAATTAATTTACCTCTGCATAGAAGGGGGTTTTTGCCTCCTTCAcgcctctttccttttttttggtgcGATCAAGAACTACTTCAGATCCATGAAGAAATTTTTATCTCTGAAGGAGGTTTCATCTCATTAGAAAAGAAGTTTAAATCAATGAAAACTTTGACCAAAAAAAGAGTGTAAGTTAAAGCAGTAAGCAAGTTTTAAAGAACCCCAAAGAACTTAAACAATTGTAAGCCATTAGAAGCTTCTCAGGTTTTTATCCCTTTTCACCTCAGGATTTTGTTCATACTGGGTATTTCTTGCTCAATGCATTTATGCCAAGTGGTTACAGGCCAGAAGGCAATCCCTGTGTGCTTAACTTGGCAATTACACAAGCACAGTACAATTTTTATGGATTTCTTCCCCCACATGAAGATCCATTTATCAAGCACACTGACAATTTTTTTTTGAGTCACTTGCCCAACCTCTGAAACACACTCACAAGAGCTCTTGCTCTTTATTAAAGCAGAGCTCTTCCATAGCTCTAGCCAAGACGACTACCTCAGTAATAGTGCCCTCTGTCTGTGCTTCTGGTGTACTTCTGTCACCCTCGTTTTGCACAAGATTTTTACACCTGTTCCCATCTTTTGGCTCCTTACAGGCATTTTGAAGTTTGTGGAAATCACAGTTAACATCCTCGTGCTGATTTGTgtggctgctgcccaagccTCTGTTGCAGGCTTCACATCCTTTGGTGGGTTTGGCATCGGATCCTTTAACCTGAATTCAGCATACAGCCCCTTTGagggcacagagctccaggaggTAAGGGAGCTAGACATGCAGTTCACCCAGATGAGAGCTCCTTGCGTgtatggtggagtctccttcagcTTAGCAGCAGGGGTACTTACCCTTGTCTTCCTTGTTGTGGGGGCAAAACCCATCCAACAGCTGAgggtggggctgctggcaggtgaaTGTgccttcaacctgctggctggcaCATCATACATCATAGCAGTTGGCCTCTACCTGCATTTTGTCAGCCAAGTGAACTCCACAGAAGTCTGCAAGAGGCGTGAGAGACTGTATGCACGACGTGGTTACACTTCAATGAACTGTGTGGTCCAGGGTGGTGATGCAGCCGTCGGCCTTTTTGGTGTCGCTGCTGCCTGTTTGTACTTTGCCAGCTTTGTGGTCTGCATCCTTGCTATCCGAACAGTCCGGGCCTTCCACAGCCACATGGTTAAGGCTCAGCACAACCTCAGAGACAGAAGTGTCAgaaaccaccacaccacccaCAGAACCACTGAAAGCTCTCACAACATCCAGGCTCTTGCCACATTAGTGTGAAGTCAGCTCAGATACTGTGCCAGAGAGCCAGAGTACCAGACACTGGGTGTCACATGCTAAACAAGCGACCAGTCCACACCCTGTTGTCCTATAAGGTGCTGAAGTGTGTTACCAAACCACCAAGTGTAACAATACTGCTATAACCTGATGTAATAAAATTGACATTGATCAGGTATTTCAGCAAGGGTTTCTTGCTCAAGCTGGACTCCAGCATATAAAGTGTTTGTGATCTCTTCATCCTGTACAGAGCAAATCCAAACACCAATAGGCTGTTAATAGATCACCACCAAAGTGCTGCTGAACTTGTGCTAACAAAcacttcctttcctctcccatgACATAAGGAATTGAATACACAGCTAGGATGGGCTGGACTCCAGCATATAAAATGTGTTGGTAATGTTTTCATCCTGTACAGAGCAAATCCAAACAGCAACGGACTGTTAATAGGTTGCAATCAAAGTGCTGTCAGACTTGTGCTAAcaaacatttcctttcctctcccatgACATAAGGAATTGAATACACAGCTAGGATGGGCAGCCTTGAACAGATCCTGTGCCTGTCAATGCCTCCCATTCCTTTATGCCACACCACTCACAAAACAGAGGACACTCAAGAGCTTTTCTGAATCACAGCCAACCCCACATATGTCACCTGCTTCActtgggctagtggaaggtttTCTTTGAGTCATGGGAGCTGGCACATGCCAATCATGTGCCCCATGAGGAATGCTGCTGGGAAGAACCAGCTGCGATTTCAAGAGCTGCATTTGGCTTCTCCAGTTCCCTACTAAATTTTCCCTACCTCACTGAGCATGGCTCAGAACCTACGAGGCAGCATATTGGTCAGCTATCAGCTTAATAAATATACCACTTGCTTCTGTAAATACCCAAACAAGGTTTGACTTGCTGACTCCACAGCCAGTGGTGGCAGAGCCTGAGTAGAGAACACACTGGCTACCCTGGAGTTTGCCATGGTGTAACAGTGACAGAAAACACTTCCATCTTTCCAGTATCTAAACACATGAAACATGAGTGAACAGCAGTGATTCTATGCCCCCAGGATTGAGAAAATGAATTTTAAGAGAACATCCTTCAAGTATCCATTGTTTGAGGCAGATGAAATAGGTAAATGGTGTTCATAGATGAGGAGTTGAGAAATAAAAGACTGCTCTTGAGGTAGATTTGTTAGCttgagaggagggaagaggcaaTTTTGATTCTCACTATGCTCATTCTTTCCAATTTTGTCTAGCTCAATGTAATTGCCCAGATGAGGCTCTACtgaaccacagcagagcttACGTATTGCataatttttaatatatatatttatttatatttacacacacatatatcttTAAGGAATATGAGGCAATACATAAGCCAAACAAGAAAATGTTATGGTTCTGATTAGAAGTGATTACATAAGCCTTTACAATAAGCATTTATCATTTATATAGTATCTTCAAGATCTCTTTAACACTTGGAACATCAACAAGCTTCGTAGCATTATTATGCTTAAAAAGAGCCAGGAGTGAAGAGAGTGTCTCCAAATTTGCTATGACTCTCATGAAATTAAGACTTAGATTTGTAGCTCTTAGACCAAACCCAGACTTTTGGTGGTATGCTGCAGTCAGTTGTGAAGTCTGTTAGATGTCTGGCATGCAGCTAAAGCCGCAGCTAATCACTTAGGCATTTCTGCTTGCACACATGTTCCTACACTACCCCTACATCTTGCACATTTTAAACACCAGCTTAGTTACATGATGACACACTGGTATGAACTGAAGCAAACAACAGAAATTGGCACTTTGAAGTGACACATTCAAAAATATTAGAAGAGGCTACAGATAAGACAACTAAATCTTTACTGAGACCTTAAAATATGTGTGCATACAAATGTTAATCTCAGGGTTTCTCACTCTGCCCCATGCATTTTTTGAATGCTTGTCTGCCAACACTGCACAATAGCAGTGTTCTCCATGCACCTACTCTATCTGGTTTTCCCTTCTGAGTGTAGTAAAGGTCTTATTTGCTGCAAAGTGTTGCAAGGGTTTGCAGTTTTCCTGTGGACTTTTACTGTAGtattcttcctcacagccacacCCATTTTGGGTCCCTTTGCTTTTAATAGGAGCAATTGTAAGTGTTTTATGGGAAGAGACAAAAAGTAGCTGCCATTTGCTGCTCTGTTGGAGAATTCTGGGACTTACTCAATACATTGAACACAGCTGGTTCCAGTCACCCAGCTCCCTTCTTGCACTTGCCTTCCTCTCATGTTGCTCACCTCTGCAACCTCAAGTTTAATCCTTGCATCTAATTGAAATCAACCCTCTTTTAGTTGAAAAtgattaccccttgtcctgtcactacaggatCTGGTAAAAATCTCATATTTCTTATCATTATATATTAAAAAGatacagtaaggtctcccttaCTCCCTCCCTTACTCCCTacatccctctgatcatttttgtggctatCCTCTgtacccactccaacaggtctatGTTTTTTGCTGTGATGAGGATGTCAGAACTTGACATGATACTGCATAATCTGACCAGCATGGGGTAGAAGGGGAGAACtaccctccctcaacctgctggccatgcttctttggATGAAGCCCAAGATACATGTTTGGCTTTGTGGGCTGTAGGCACATGTTGCCAGATCacgtccagcttttcatccaccagtaggcccaagtccttctcccacagggctgctccaaaTCCATTCACACTTGGTCTGTAATAACACAGGTGCAGGACCTCGTGGAACTCTGAGGTTCACATGTGACCACTTTTCAAAGCCTTGAGACCATGACAGGCCTCTCTGAATGGCATCCCTTCTCTCAAGCACACCAACTGCActgctcagcttggtgtcatccagactggctgaagcactgcaggcagagggaccACAAAGAAAGCCAAACCCCAGCGATTACCAACTTCTTGAAAACTTTGTGCCTCAAATTTGTTTCCTTCCCTGTAACCATGAAGAAAGAGCACTTAAAAATAATCACAGGGGAAATAAATATTAGTGCTGTTTCCTGCATTCACTTTAATGAAAGTAAGTGTAGGAAAGCAGAGGTGGAAATCCTAGAGATACTCCTCAGAACTAGGACA harbors:
- the LOC104304236 gene encoding LOW QUALITY PROTEIN: MARVEL domain-containing protein 3 (The sequence of the model RefSeq protein was modified relative to this genomic sequence to represent the inferred CDS: deleted 1 base in 1 codon; substituted 1 base at 1 genomic stop codon) codes for the protein MVALLLETSRTKVVPCAVTCTLGKLFXKERIHVRKKMSHAGRRYQEKQNRHRENHRYEEDRRVRKLHAYNGRSTEDIQPGQHSRTATVHSDACSKTSAGEYFSPPPECYPPKETFSMKCSKVCTTRGILKFVEITVNILVLICVAAAQASVAGFTSFGGFGIGSFNLNSAYSPFEGTELQEVRELDMQFTQMRAPCVYGGVSFSLAAGVLTLVFLVVGAKPIQQLRVGLLAGECAFNLLAGTSYIIAVGLYLHFVSQVNSTEVCKRRERLYARRGYTSMNCVVQGGDAAVGLFGVAAACLYFASFVVCILAIRTVRAFHSHMVKAQHNLRDRSVRNHHTTHRTTESSHNIQALATLV